In bacterium, the following are encoded in one genomic region:
- a CDS encoding ATP-binding protein codes for MLSELRIDERFWRPAESEGSGDNKGHRHLADFQGFTPDPDNAMAKYSSLHRATESGASNCVVLLGEMGIGKSTVLQNMEEEARASGKEVAARSFKEFQSPSEVRVFFAGMANRQRTVYLDGLDEFHLPGGLEALRGALREKQGSGNEWCLRVSCRSADWDGSLRRELDRVWGTEGVQINHLAPLREADVFLAAQSQGIEAGAFLKQIYQRDLIVFARLPLTLRGLLAQWQKDKELGEDRWNIFEAACRDLCRGTQPRTEYSTTPPVDQRLRIASAIALTLVLGHKNGVLIDGSKGEQLMALEELRWCAKRVFGDISDADADRGLYDVLTNTALFRGEVPCRYFDHSGYRDFLAAYYLVVSRVPVNRWMDLVAVPDAGIPPQLRGLAGWLCYRSDRFMSAVADRDFAALLLAGVDVMTDEVRERIVEQIMLHPMKWKAVSRDFYSWDSYRYLNHSGLTKQLQLWISNGDASDESLDEALLLAAQHQVTDLSPMLAELALDESRSNRVRAMAALALGEAGTHADCRRLIPLINGVPGDDQEEIKGYALRALWPNRLISAEELFRALTPPKRQNFYGGYATFLGDKVIPHLQDDDLLPGLGWVLEHGRLPICSIWNRIVDHVMQKSWILFLNRPELQRPFAKAVLRFAKDFQAPLHDERMNDAELASDSREAQRRQHLITLFVEDFGLPIPQLAHIFFASHLFGGDDFVFLLRAAGDSDIQRHAEIYAELARHVADNELIREHLDELLDLSGYQGFVGAAKHPDAIRRAFHFAVGSVRIDSEEAHKAKNTYRMRQEQEEAIAERKKREAERRKPETWRAEKTTELLKQFENGNEGAWVSIVHIVCADEYGHLSDWPDGPLQQKPSWSMYPEELRSQMLRVGKQFLQMGSPVIPEQPKMLYYCNGAGYVALTTLLESGVEVSSLTSLIGKWAVAIVHQRVSFGLAHSSEGIHEQLLNEALVAQPDTVIMEVERYLRWKGEEHTFPGLLYRFEKNHPEPLCKGLLGLVKERDKLDEFACNILEKLLEWRYCEAEKYMLEAWKQACDAGDRETAIALASVLIGTPSISAAWPRMEKWLLGDDDVGREVLLRTASDSFRSDGQFGDLSAEQRLRLSLFMEKTFAREDDSRHILDGAHFVGPEEEARRLRDGLLTLFEQRGEVNELTQLQQQGIGDDWIGRVIAKAEENRLRSCPLSASDVEHLICDRELAEEPSMRNESRPTIAQVFGIFLLSLLVLVLVVLIFLSVFGLRVPSSERYLLVMLVILCVAAGAGILGGKVSTKGTVTIPGTRNTVRFNATGGMAAFILALLLVPFVVPEDTATPENGSLPETESVQASQGTQLEIVKRDSPQDPVFDAARENIRWAVLGGGQETYRTAIEEGASPYEAVLEAQSHSPGAQETIRAFGLPETETYVRRIQE; via the coding sequence ATGTTGAGCGAACTGAGAATAGATGAGCGATTCTGGCGCCCTGCTGAATCCGAAGGCTCCGGTGACAACAAAGGCCACAGACACTTGGCCGATTTCCAGGGTTTTACGCCGGATCCTGATAATGCAATGGCGAAGTACTCATCTCTTCACCGTGCCACAGAGTCAGGCGCATCGAACTGCGTGGTGCTGCTTGGGGAAATGGGGATCGGTAAGAGTACCGTGCTTCAGAACATGGAGGAAGAAGCACGTGCCTCTGGCAAGGAGGTCGCTGCCCGATCATTCAAGGAATTTCAGTCGCCATCTGAGGTCCGAGTGTTCTTTGCTGGTATGGCTAATCGACAGCGGACTGTGTACCTTGATGGCTTGGACGAATTCCATCTCCCGGGTGGTCTTGAGGCCCTGCGCGGAGCTCTTCGTGAGAAACAGGGCAGCGGCAACGAATGGTGCCTGCGCGTCAGTTGCCGGTCGGCCGATTGGGACGGTTCGTTGCGGCGGGAGTTAGACAGAGTCTGGGGGACCGAGGGGGTGCAGATCAATCACTTGGCTCCTCTCCGTGAGGCAGATGTATTTCTGGCGGCGCAATCTCAGGGAATAGAAGCCGGAGCTTTTCTGAAGCAGATCTACCAGCGGGATTTGATTGTGTTTGCTCGTCTCCCCCTTACCCTTCGTGGCCTGTTGGCCCAGTGGCAGAAGGACAAGGAGCTTGGTGAGGACCGATGGAACATATTCGAAGCCGCCTGTCGAGACTTGTGTCGGGGCACCCAACCGCGAACAGAATACTCAACCACTCCACCGGTCGACCAGAGGCTTCGCATTGCATCTGCCATCGCGCTCACGCTTGTTTTGGGGCACAAGAATGGCGTTCTGATCGATGGCAGCAAGGGCGAACAGCTCATGGCTTTGGAGGAGCTTCGCTGGTGTGCGAAACGCGTCTTTGGTGACATCTCGGACGCTGATGCGGATCGTGGCTTGTACGATGTCTTGACCAATACAGCCCTCTTCCGTGGCGAGGTTCCGTGCAGGTATTTTGATCATTCAGGCTATCGGGATTTTCTTGCTGCCTACTATCTCGTCGTCTCCCGAGTTCCAGTGAATCGTTGGATGGATTTGGTGGCTGTGCCTGATGCTGGCATCCCACCACAATTGCGTGGGCTTGCAGGATGGCTGTGCTACCGGTCAGATCGCTTCATGAGCGCCGTAGCCGATCGCGACTTCGCCGCGCTGCTGCTCGCAGGCGTGGATGTCATGACTGACGAAGTCCGTGAACGCATTGTCGAGCAGATTATGCTGCACCCGATGAAATGGAAAGCCGTCAGTCGCGATTTCTACTCATGGGATTCTTACCGATATCTGAATCACTCAGGGCTCACGAAACAGCTCCAGCTATGGATCAGTAACGGGGATGCTTCCGATGAGTCGCTAGATGAAGCGCTCCTTCTTGCGGCCCAGCACCAGGTGACTGATCTTTCCCCCATGTTGGCTGAGCTTGCTCTCGATGAAAGCAGAAGCAACAGAGTGCGAGCCATGGCAGCACTCGCTTTGGGGGAGGCTGGGACTCATGCAGATTGCCGGAGGCTTATCCCACTCATTAACGGTGTTCCGGGCGATGACCAGGAGGAGATTAAGGGATATGCCCTTCGAGCACTCTGGCCCAACCGACTGATTTCTGCTGAGGAGCTCTTCAGGGCACTGACACCTCCCAAGAGACAGAACTTCTACGGTGGGTACGCGACCTTTCTCGGCGATAAAGTGATCCCCCACTTGCAGGATGACGACCTCCTCCCAGGACTTGGGTGGGTTCTGGAACACGGGCGTCTGCCGATTTGCAGTATATGGAACCGAATAGTCGATCATGTGATGCAGAAATCGTGGATACTTTTCCTGAATAGGCCTGAGCTGCAGAGACCCTTCGCCAAGGCGGTGTTGCGTTTCGCGAAGGACTTTCAGGCCCCATTGCACGATGAGCGAATGAACGATGCGGAGCTGGCATCCGACAGTCGTGAGGCACAGCGACGACAACATCTCATCACCCTCTTTGTCGAGGACTTCGGACTTCCAATCCCTCAGCTTGCACACATCTTCTTTGCGAGCCATCTCTTCGGCGGGGATGATTTCGTCTTCCTACTCCGGGCAGCCGGAGATTCGGACATTCAACGGCATGCCGAAATCTATGCTGAACTGGCACGCCATGTCGCCGACAACGAACTCATTAGGGAACATCTCGATGAACTATTGGATCTTTCCGGCTACCAAGGTTTCGTGGGTGCCGCGAAGCATCCCGACGCGATTCGTCGGGCTTTCCACTTCGCTGTGGGTTCTGTTCGCATCGATTCCGAAGAAGCCCACAAAGCGAAGAACACCTATCGAATGCGGCAAGAGCAGGAGGAAGCTATCGCGGAAAGGAAGAAGCGTGAAGCGGAAAGGCGAAAGCCGGAGACTTGGCGAGCAGAAAAGACCACGGAGCTCTTGAAGCAGTTCGAGAACGGGAATGAAGGAGCATGGGTGAGTATAGTCCACATTGTGTGCGCCGATGAGTACGGCCACTTGAGCGACTGGCCAGATGGACCTCTCCAGCAGAAACCCAGTTGGTCAATGTACCCTGAAGAACTAAGGAGCCAGATGCTGCGAGTTGGGAAGCAGTTCTTACAGATGGGCAGCCCTGTGATTCCGGAGCAGCCCAAGATGCTCTACTATTGCAATGGGGCTGGTTACGTTGCTCTGACAACCTTGCTTGAGTCTGGAGTGGAAGTCTCTTCGCTCACAAGCTTGATCGGCAAATGGGCCGTTGCGATCGTTCACCAGCGAGTCTCTTTCGGTCTTGCACACTCTTCCGAGGGTATTCACGAACAGCTTCTAAATGAGGCACTTGTTGCACAGCCCGACACGGTGATCATGGAGGTAGAACGATACCTGCGCTGGAAAGGAGAGGAGCACACGTTTCCAGGATTGCTCTATCGATTCGAGAAGAATCATCCAGAACCACTGTGCAAGGGCTTACTCGGACTTGTGAAGGAACGCGACAAGTTGGATGAATTCGCCTGCAACATCCTGGAGAAGCTGCTGGAATGGAGGTACTGTGAGGCGGAGAAGTACATGTTGGAAGCTTGGAAACAAGCATGCGATGCAGGAGATAGAGAGACTGCTATAGCACTGGCTTCAGTGCTTATCGGGACTCCATCGATCTCGGCGGCCTGGCCTCGGATGGAGAAGTGGTTATTGGGGGACGACGATGTGGGAAGGGAGGTACTTTTGAGAACTGCTTCCGACTCGTTCCGTAGTGACGGCCAATTCGGTGATCTCAGCGCTGAACAGCGGCTGCGCCTGTCCTTGTTTATGGAAAAGACCTTCGCACGAGAGGATGACTCCAGACACATTCTTGACGGTGCTCATTTTGTCGGTCCTGAGGAGGAGGCCAGGCGACTTCGAGATGGGTTGCTGACTCTATTCGAACAGCGCGGAGAGGTAAATGAGCTCACCCAACTTCAGCAACAAGGCATAGGCGATGACTGGATCGGTCGAGTGATTGCAAAAGCCGAGGAGAATCGTCTGCGAAGTTGCCCGCTTTCCGCATCCGATGTCGAGCACCTGATTTGCGATCGCGAACTAGCAGAGGAGCCTTCAATGAGGAATGAATCTCGACCAACTATCGCTCAGGTATTCGGGATATTTCTACTCTCTCTTCTGGTCCTCGTTCTCGTCGTTCTGATCTTCCTCTCTGTGTTTGGTTTGCGCGTACCCTCCTCAGAGCGCTACTTATTGGTCATGCTCGTCATTCTCTGCGTTGCTGCTGGCGCAGGAATCCTCGGTGGCAAGGTCTCAACTAAGGGGACGGTCACAATACCTGGGACCAGAAACACGGTGCGATTCAATGCGACCGGGGGGATGGCTGCATTCATTCTGGCCTTGCTTCTCGTTCCGTTTGTGGTGCCAGAAGACACAGCAACTCCGGAAAACGGATCACTCCCTGAGACCGAATCAGTGCAGGCTAGCCAAGGGACACAGCTAGAGATAGTTAAACGCGACTCGCCCCAGGATCCCGTCTTCGATGCGGCGCGAGAGAATATCCGTTGGGCCGTGCTTGGAGGGGGGCAAGAGACATATCGGACCGCAATCGAAGAAGGCGCATCGCCCTACGAGGCCGTATTGGAAGCACAATCTCACAGCCCTGGAGCGCAGGAGACAATTCGTGCCTTCGGCCTTCCAGAAACGGAGACGTATGTTAGGCGAATCCAGGAATAG